From a single Longimicrobium sp. genomic region:
- a CDS encoding type II secretion system protein, producing the protein MRWASVRRTRCGQEGFTFFEVVLALALLGISLLTLVQHSADNTRADADRAARLVAHRTLRNEVQRLRASDPMASPASGMFPVSFFTDRAGNQIAAAEPGSQAVTVSREIRCLGGGEVRDNATAPSMQAGCGAGSGPMAEFTVRVVFPSRYTDDGTSALEQTITLWPRDRHGTAWSPGS; encoded by the coding sequence ATGAGGTGGGCGAGCGTTCGTCGGACTCGGTGTGGCCAGGAGGGCTTCACCTTTTTCGAGGTGGTCCTGGCGCTGGCGCTGCTGGGGATCTCGCTCCTGACGCTGGTGCAGCATTCGGCCGACAACACGCGCGCCGACGCGGACCGGGCGGCGCGGCTGGTGGCGCACCGCACCCTGCGCAACGAGGTGCAGCGGCTGCGCGCGTCGGACCCGATGGCCAGTCCCGCGTCGGGGATGTTCCCGGTCAGCTTCTTCACCGATCGCGCGGGAAACCAGATCGCGGCGGCGGAGCCCGGCTCGCAGGCGGTGACCGTCTCCCGCGAAATCCGCTGCCTGGGCGGCGGCGAGGTGCGCGACAACGCCACCGCGCCCAGCATGCAGGCCGGGTGCGGCGCAGGCTCCGGGCCGATGGCGGAGTTCACCGTGCGCGTCGTCTTTCCATCGCGCTACACGGATGACGGCACGAGCGCCCTCGAGCAGACCATCACCCTCTGGCCCCGCGACCGCCACGGCACCGCGTGGTCGCCCGGAAGCTGA
- a CDS encoding prepilin-type N-terminal cleavage/methylation domain-containing protein: MKAPPTRDPRAGFTLIEVMMVAMIIVALTSVALASNRENPHRLVYHEAQQIRADVTEAVSTSEARGGDALLVANATVRSRVGGSFLATADTMGMREADVLDRERTSLNAGVQWGAGSAVAGPLGEATNGGPVPRLVRCSAGRGCNVGVGGSVTYYLTHARDASAVAAVVLTPDGIAHLYRYIPNGAAWSTEAPR; this comes from the coding sequence ATGAAAGCTCCCCCCACGCGGGACCCCCGCGCCGGCTTCACACTGATCGAGGTGATGATGGTGGCGATGATCATCGTCGCGCTGACCTCGGTGGCGCTCGCCTCCAACCGCGAGAACCCGCACCGCCTGGTCTATCACGAGGCGCAGCAGATCCGCGCGGACGTCACCGAAGCCGTCTCTACCTCCGAGGCCCGCGGCGGAGACGCGCTGCTGGTGGCGAACGCCACGGTGAGAAGCAGGGTCGGCGGGTCCTTCCTGGCGACGGCGGACACGATGGGCATGCGGGAGGCGGACGTGCTGGACCGCGAGCGGACGAGCCTGAACGCCGGGGTGCAGTGGGGCGCCGGCTCCGCCGTGGCCGGACCGCTGGGCGAGGCCACGAACGGCGGACCCGTTCCCCGGCTGGTGCGATGCTCGGCGGGACGCGGGTGCAACGTGGGCGTGGGAGGCTCGGTCACATACTACCTGACGCACGCCCGCGACGCATCCGCCGTCGCCGCCGTGGTGCTGACGCCGGACGGAATCGCCCACCTGTACCGCTACATCCCCAACGGCGCCGCGTGGAGCACGGAGGCGCCGCGATGA
- the pilM gene encoding pilus assembly protein PilM, translated as MFTDRIRSLLPTRRGNARASVFMGVDLGERRTKLVGVARGDEGVWVTHAADEPTPAGLFRDRRIADPAAAGAFLGGLVRARGITGASAALAVCAGDARVQRQQLPRMEEPALRNAVEADPALRLGGMESVAARYAFAEVEPDARRGDPALVSLLTVSAREETIRALQTAAELAGLAPGPVTVAPVALANAWTAAFPERVMAGSRSVLLHGGFGGMLIAVLDGGLPVTAYEANLGVDYLAERSGRGGEGLLFEPGGMDELVLEEWVRRVVGDARRAAGATSAGYGVLGDADGSGAVWISGGVARLPGIAERFRAALGVPVHLFDPLAPFPATGDAPLPFAPALAVAAGLALENLTLAPVHP; from the coding sequence GTGTTCACCGACAGGATCCGCTCCCTCCTCCCCACGCGCCGGGGCAACGCCCGCGCATCCGTCTTCATGGGCGTGGACCTGGGCGAGCGCCGCACCAAGCTGGTGGGCGTCGCGCGCGGCGATGAAGGGGTGTGGGTGACGCACGCCGCCGACGAGCCCACCCCCGCCGGCCTCTTCCGCGACCGCCGCATCGCCGATCCGGCCGCGGCGGGCGCCTTCCTGGGCGGGCTGGTGCGCGCCCGCGGAATCACCGGCGCCTCCGCCGCCCTGGCCGTCTGCGCGGGCGACGCGCGTGTGCAGCGGCAGCAGCTCCCGCGCATGGAGGAGCCGGCGCTGCGCAACGCGGTGGAGGCAGACCCGGCTCTGCGGCTGGGGGGGATGGAATCGGTCGCGGCCCGCTACGCCTTCGCCGAGGTGGAGCCCGACGCGCGCCGCGGAGACCCGGCGCTGGTGTCGCTCCTCACCGTGTCCGCGCGCGAGGAGACGATCCGCGCGCTGCAGACGGCGGCGGAGCTGGCCGGGCTCGCCCCCGGGCCGGTGACGGTGGCTCCCGTGGCGCTGGCCAACGCGTGGACGGCGGCCTTCCCGGAGCGGGTGATGGCCGGGTCGCGCTCCGTTCTCCTGCACGGCGGCTTCGGCGGGATGCTGATCGCGGTGTTGGACGGCGGCTTGCCCGTGACAGCGTACGAGGCCAACCTGGGCGTCGACTACCTGGCCGAGCGCTCCGGGCGCGGCGGTGAGGGGCTCCTCTTCGAGCCGGGCGGGATGGACGAGCTGGTGCTGGAGGAATGGGTGCGCCGCGTGGTGGGCGACGCTCGCCGGGCCGCCGGCGCCACGTCCGCCGGCTACGGCGTCCTGGGCGACGCGGACGGCAGCGGCGCCGTGTGGATCTCCGGCGGAGTCGCGCGCCTTCCCGGCATCGCGGAGCGCTTCCGCGCCGCGCTGGGGGTGCCGGTGCACCTCTTCGACCCGCTCGCCCCCTTCCCCGCCACCGGCGACGCCCCCCTCCCCTTCGCGCCCGCTCTGGCCGTGGCCGCGGGGCTGGCGCTGGAGAACCTCACGCTCGCACCGGTGCACCCGTGA
- a CDS encoding PilN domain-containing protein, with amino-acid sequence MIHLDLRIHNAGRAEGPVTPRESLHAAARDPLLIGAILAALAALAGVKMGNARLDAHEARVEEESAAAARDAVRLRGSLKRVAALTREQARLASTVSAIRALDPERFAWVRLMDRVGSAAPENVWVDRMEMTSQDHTTGGLGFRVTGFAPSVELAAAFQRRLGASAGVRDAVLSGTTSTQIASFPVVRYEITGTAGDGTSDPGYPEEQTAAATPEPTP; translated from the coding sequence GTGATCCACCTCGACCTGCGGATCCACAACGCGGGGCGCGCCGAAGGCCCCGTCACCCCCCGCGAATCGCTCCACGCCGCCGCGCGCGACCCCCTCCTGATCGGCGCCATCCTGGCCGCGCTCGCCGCGCTCGCCGGGGTCAAGATGGGGAACGCCCGCCTGGATGCCCACGAGGCGCGCGTGGAGGAGGAATCGGCGGCGGCGGCGCGCGACGCGGTGCGGCTGCGCGGGTCGCTGAAGCGGGTGGCGGCGCTGACGCGCGAGCAGGCGCGCCTGGCCTCCACCGTGAGCGCCATCCGCGCGCTGGACCCGGAGCGCTTCGCGTGGGTGCGGCTGATGGACCGCGTGGGGAGCGCCGCGCCGGAGAACGTGTGGGTGGACCGCATGGAGATGACCTCGCAGGACCACACCACCGGCGGCCTCGGCTTCCGCGTGACCGGCTTCGCGCCCTCCGTGGAGCTGGCCGCCGCCTTCCAGCGCCGCCTGGGCGCTTCGGCGGGAGTGCGGGACGCGGTGCTCTCCGGCACCACCAGCACGCAGATCGCCTCCTTTCCGGTGGTGCGCTACGAGATCACGGGCACCGCCGGGGACGGCACGTCCGACCCGGGGTATCCCGAAGAGCAGACCGCCGCAGCCACCCCGGAGCCCACGCCGTGA
- a CDS encoding peptidase domain-containing ABC transporter, which yields MRRTNIEPERSGGGEPRTPHSRTDAPSDIPSLRIAFSQFWRLTLLIHPYWGKLAKGMVVGLAIGLLGMVGPYLTKLLIDHVYPTQDVELMHLLVGGVLAISITTGLLSGVQSYYSLWVTSRLNNATTLLFFNHLQHLPMRFFEEQRVGELMSRFGDLRMALQNVARVFQTLFVQGVYLFLVPPFLLILEWRLGLMVLVTVPLSTILVALAGRPLRDRWKQSAEAYGSLSALQVETLSQIRTFKSMGMEAEVFERARSRTTEAMEVELKAGVVGQLVGTGNGILNALNIALITWYGWRLILFGEMSLGDYIAFTMYMGFFHGPLTQFVALYSEFQQTSVNLHRIFEYLDLRPEQDPTLAYDPAAVPLRTTIEAGEVQMEHVAFGYSADELVLHDVSLEIPGGSTLAVVGASGSGKTTLLRLLSGLEEPGAGLISIDGHPIEEISLRDLRRQVGTIWQEYSLLSGTIRDNLTMGAENVPGALITQAVRVAQLEEFIRSLPDGLDTPVAEFGASVSGGQRQRIAIARALLRQPQLLLLDEATANIDPETEWSLLRDLLSLRRGLTTVWVTHRVNTAHLADRICVMEHGRVVGLGSHDEMLQRCEAYRGLWHASGGRLSELQGGFRVSPAGV from the coding sequence ATGCGCCGCACCAACATCGAGCCGGAGCGAAGTGGCGGCGGTGAGCCACGCACTCCCCACTCCAGAACCGATGCGCCGTCCGACATCCCTTCCCTACGTATCGCGTTCTCTCAGTTCTGGCGCCTGACGCTGCTGATCCATCCGTACTGGGGGAAGCTGGCCAAGGGAATGGTGGTGGGGCTGGCGATCGGGCTGCTCGGCATGGTTGGGCCCTACCTCACCAAGCTGCTCATCGACCACGTCTACCCGACCCAGGACGTGGAGCTGATGCACTTGCTGGTGGGCGGGGTACTCGCGATCAGCATCACCACCGGACTCCTGTCGGGCGTGCAGAGCTATTACAGCCTCTGGGTGACGTCCCGTCTGAACAACGCCACCACGCTGCTGTTCTTCAACCACCTGCAGCACCTCCCCATGCGCTTCTTTGAAGAGCAGCGCGTGGGCGAGCTCATGAGCCGGTTCGGCGACCTTCGCATGGCGCTGCAGAACGTCGCGCGCGTGTTCCAGACCCTGTTCGTGCAGGGCGTCTACCTGTTCCTGGTTCCTCCGTTCCTCCTGATCCTGGAGTGGCGCCTGGGCCTGATGGTGCTGGTCACGGTTCCGCTCTCCACCATTCTTGTAGCGCTCGCGGGCCGGCCCCTGCGCGACCGCTGGAAGCAGTCCGCCGAAGCCTACGGCAGCCTGAGCGCCCTGCAGGTCGAGACGCTGAGCCAGATCCGGACGTTCAAGTCCATGGGGATGGAGGCGGAGGTTTTCGAGCGCGCCCGGTCGCGCACCACGGAAGCCATGGAGGTGGAGCTCAAGGCGGGCGTGGTCGGCCAGCTCGTGGGCACGGGGAACGGGATTCTCAACGCGCTGAACATCGCCCTGATCACCTGGTACGGCTGGCGGCTGATCCTGTTCGGCGAAATGTCGCTTGGGGATTACATCGCGTTCACCATGTACATGGGCTTCTTCCATGGTCCGCTGACCCAGTTCGTCGCACTGTACTCGGAGTTCCAGCAAACATCGGTGAACCTGCACCGGATCTTCGAGTACCTGGACCTCCGTCCCGAGCAGGACCCCACCCTGGCGTACGACCCCGCGGCCGTGCCGTTGCGCACGACGATCGAAGCGGGGGAGGTGCAGATGGAGCACGTCGCGTTCGGCTACAGCGCGGACGAGCTCGTGCTGCACGACGTTTCGCTGGAGATCCCGGGGGGGAGCACGCTCGCGGTCGTGGGGGCGAGCGGCTCGGGAAAGACGACGCTGCTCCGCCTCCTATCCGGCCTGGAAGAGCCGGGCGCCGGCCTCATCAGCATCGACGGGCATCCGATCGAGGAAATCTCCCTGCGCGATCTGCGGAGGCAGGTGGGTACCATCTGGCAGGAATACAGCCTGCTCTCTGGAACCATCCGGGACAACCTGACGATGGGCGCGGAGAACGTCCCTGGCGCGCTCATCACGCAGGCCGTGCGCGTGGCCCAGCTGGAGGAGTTCATCCGCTCCCTCCCCGACGGCCTCGATACGCCGGTCGCGGAGTTCGGGGCGAGCGTTTCTGGAGGCCAGCGGCAGCGGATCGCCATCGCCCGGGCCCTGCTGCGGCAGCCGCAGCTGCTGCTGCTGGACGAGGCCACGGCGAACATCGACCCGGAAACCGAATGGAGCCTGCTGCGGGACCTGCTCTCGCTGCGGCGGGGGCTCACCACCGTGTGGGTGACGCACCGCGTCAACACGGCGCACCTCGCCGACCGGATCTGCGTCATGGAGCACGGCCGGGTGGTGGGGCTGGGCAGCCACGACGAGATGCTGCAGAGGTGCGAGGCATACCGGGGACTGTGGCACGCCTCCGGGGGGAGGCTTTCCGAGCTCCAGGGCGGTTTCCGAGTCTCCCCAGCCGGAGTGTAG
- a CDS encoding HlyD family efflux transporter periplasmic adaptor subunit — protein MRTVRDPNAKIPAAPVHGRRSRADLERFSEVRLPELPESRGWGPRAVRRIVSTTILLFAVLGGGAVLVVLLARADLTVRGAGELKPGRIWPVRTLEPGVVSQVLVNSGDTVQQGALLVRIDSLQATGMLKQLRVDLQARELALLRSARSIPVQALRSRAARDEAEAQLARARAALSVQAADFGLSGSLDSLVRNHRPGTNALIDRAMADLRMTEAALRTAALQDQVNQLETIEVSRLRTDMDRLRAEIQMREAQMERLSIRAPAAGIVKTENLERLPGAAVDAGDQLLEISERELWKADLFVSEQHVYEVKVGDPARVEVAAFRTARRDAVSGKVLSVASEPLPQEGGAKGGGRLLYRVTIALDAADVERLGVERLRAGYQVEGWVITGSGRIIEHIIRYLRK, from the coding sequence ATGCGAACGGTTCGTGACCCGAATGCGAAGATCCCGGCCGCCCCCGTTCATGGACGCCGCTCCCGGGCGGATCTGGAGCGGTTCTCCGAGGTACGGCTCCCCGAGCTGCCGGAGTCGCGCGGGTGGGGTCCCCGTGCCGTGCGCAGGATCGTCAGCACGACGATTCTCCTGTTCGCGGTGCTGGGGGGTGGGGCGGTGCTGGTGGTTCTGCTGGCCCGGGCCGACCTGACGGTGCGCGGAGCCGGCGAGCTCAAGCCGGGGCGGATCTGGCCCGTGCGCACGCTGGAGCCCGGAGTCGTTTCCCAGGTGCTCGTCAACAGCGGCGACACCGTGCAGCAGGGCGCCTTGCTGGTCCGGATCGATTCCCTCCAGGCTACCGGGATGCTCAAGCAGCTGCGCGTGGACCTTCAGGCCCGCGAGCTCGCCCTGCTGCGCAGCGCCCGCTCGATCCCGGTGCAGGCGCTTCGGTCTCGGGCCGCGCGGGACGAGGCGGAAGCGCAGCTGGCGCGCGCCCGGGCCGCTCTGAGCGTCCAGGCCGCGGACTTCGGACTCTCCGGCAGCCTCGACTCCCTCGTTCGCAACCACCGGCCAGGGACGAACGCCCTCATCGACCGTGCCATGGCGGACCTGCGCATGACGGAGGCGGCGCTTCGCACCGCCGCGCTTCAGGACCAGGTGAACCAGCTGGAAACGATCGAGGTGTCCCGCCTGCGCACGGACATGGACCGCCTGCGGGCCGAGATCCAGATGCGCGAGGCGCAGATGGAGCGGCTGAGCATCCGCGCGCCCGCTGCAGGAATCGTGAAGACCGAGAACCTGGAGCGGCTGCCAGGCGCGGCGGTCGACGCCGGCGACCAGCTGCTCGAGATCTCGGAGCGGGAGCTCTGGAAGGCCGATCTCTTCGTCTCCGAGCAGCACGTGTACGAGGTGAAGGTCGGAGATCCCGCACGGGTGGAGGTCGCCGCGTTCAGGACGGCACGCCGCGACGCGGTCTCGGGAAAGGTCCTTTCCGTGGCTTCCGAGCCGCTTCCGCAGGAGGGAGGCGCCAAGGGCGGGGGCCGGCTGCTGTACCGGGTCACCATCGCCCTGGACGCGGCAGACGTGGAGCGGCTGGGCGTGGAGCGGCTGCGGGCGGGATACCAGGTCGAGGGATGGGTGATCACGGGATCCGGACGGATCATCGAGCACATCATCCGATACCTCCGCAAGTAG
- a CDS encoding S8 family serine peptidase, whose protein sequence is MLAPGPSLATLLQPASYSPRFRERIGPATGRGVRIAVIDSGWDRGLAGTSARVTDGICLAWTGSAMEFSSDVQDRIGHGTACITLLSRVAPEAEIYPVRVFARELSSSVAALCDAIRWSVHRGCDVVNLSLGSFSPDSALPLYAACEEARSAGAIVVAASSGDGSPCYPADFDNVLSVGVGTFSTPFDFAYQADAAVECLAAPGALGHAVWLEGRILPTDEPSFAAPNIAGVVALIRERNPGAGLDEVRCQLRHLAVSVSA, encoded by the coding sequence ATGCTGGCACCAGGACCGAGCCTGGCCACCCTCCTGCAGCCCGCTTCGTATTCGCCGCGCTTCCGGGAACGGATCGGGCCGGCGACGGGGCGGGGAGTTCGGATCGCGGTGATCGACAGCGGGTGGGACCGGGGGCTGGCCGGCACGTCCGCCAGAGTGACGGATGGGATCTGCCTGGCGTGGACGGGGTCGGCCATGGAGTTCAGCAGCGACGTTCAGGACCGGATCGGGCATGGGACGGCCTGTATCACCCTGCTCTCCCGGGTCGCGCCGGAGGCGGAGATCTATCCGGTTCGCGTGTTCGCGCGCGAGCTGTCTTCCTCCGTCGCGGCCCTGTGCGACGCGATCCGTTGGTCGGTGCACCGGGGGTGCGATGTCGTCAACCTGAGTCTCGGCTCGTTCAGCCCCGATTCCGCCCTGCCCCTCTACGCCGCGTGCGAGGAGGCGCGAAGCGCCGGGGCCATCGTGGTCGCCGCGTCATCGGGAGACGGCAGCCCCTGCTACCCCGCCGACTTCGACAACGTGCTGAGCGTGGGCGTGGGCACGTTCTCCACGCCTTTCGATTTCGCGTACCAGGCCGACGCGGCGGTGGAGTGCCTTGCCGCCCCCGGCGCCCTGGGCCACGCGGTCTGGCTGGAAGGCCGGATCCTCCCGACGGACGAGCCGAGCTTCGCGGCACCGAACATCGCCGGGGTGGTCGCCCTGATCCGTGAGCGTAATCCCGGGGCGGGGCTCGACGAGGTTCGCTGCCAGCTCCGGCATCTTGCCGTGTCCGTATCTGCTTGA
- a CDS encoding glycosyltransferase family A protein: MAFDLKHAPIADGSVLVSSARSAGTRVLSTTQSQVLLACAVPRELGEHVQEIIRQMPISVIQQLRPPHDPAVSSPHEQSHEALVAELLSLLVADGLLRPEAELMDILLHGGASGAEDQPPAIGTICIPTRNRPAVLRRALESYMHADVRVGRQTEFVLSDDSDDPEIRRENLASARAAAQRFGKQTRIISPERRKSYARELAEHAGLPPEVCAFALVGDGECEARFGATRNTLLLDTLGELVVQVDDDTVCQLFRPPTVRQEARISSRPDVHEYWYYPDLAQAVSAGAEFDGDLLGLHERVLGKRPAEVLAGSGATPVFDAVVTSRAVTNAEHPESRIIVSYGGLLGDCGGKGIPQYKLLLRDESFERLVRDAEEFDSVYFSRQLIRCAPALTLTEGGFCITANMGFDNRVLLPPYPPVHTGEDTFFGVLRTVMQPYSYDAFLPFCTLHDPTSFRPNCQGHVPLEFTANDVIRHLSAAFLQVWPAAGGNSTLRAIGSFFQEVAALPAPAFADYARTAVVALFAPHSRALEDLRNTRAKAPAFWHARMAEYQREVTALVAGADPASPVDFPGDAGSRQRRFQVLLARYGDLLAAWPDIVEAAYSLRAAGVRVSEPV; encoded by the coding sequence ATGGCCTTCGACCTGAAGCACGCCCCCATCGCGGACGGCTCCGTGCTGGTGAGCTCCGCGCGATCTGCCGGGACCAGGGTTCTGAGCACGACCCAGTCGCAGGTGCTCCTTGCCTGCGCCGTCCCGCGGGAGCTCGGGGAGCACGTCCAGGAGATCATCCGCCAGATGCCGATCTCGGTAATCCAGCAGCTGCGCCCGCCGCACGACCCGGCCGTGAGCAGCCCCCACGAGCAGAGCCACGAAGCGCTCGTGGCCGAGCTGCTCTCGCTCCTGGTGGCGGACGGGCTGCTCCGGCCGGAAGCGGAGCTGATGGATATCCTGCTGCACGGGGGCGCATCCGGCGCGGAGGACCAGCCCCCGGCCATCGGGACCATCTGCATCCCCACCCGGAACCGGCCCGCCGTCCTGCGGCGCGCGCTGGAAAGCTACATGCACGCCGACGTGCGCGTCGGACGCCAGACCGAGTTCGTCCTGTCCGACGACAGTGACGACCCGGAGATCCGCCGCGAGAACCTGGCCAGCGCCCGCGCCGCGGCACAGCGCTTCGGGAAGCAGACCCGGATCATCTCTCCGGAGCGGCGAAAGAGCTACGCGCGAGAGCTGGCGGAGCACGCGGGGCTCCCGCCGGAGGTCTGCGCCTTCGCTCTCGTTGGCGACGGCGAGTGCGAGGCCCGGTTCGGGGCGACGCGCAACACCCTGCTGCTCGACACGCTCGGGGAGCTCGTGGTGCAGGTGGACGACGACACGGTGTGCCAGCTCTTTCGGCCTCCCACGGTGCGGCAGGAGGCGCGCATTTCCTCGCGGCCGGACGTTCACGAGTACTGGTACTACCCGGACCTCGCGCAGGCGGTGTCCGCCGGCGCGGAGTTCGACGGCGACCTGCTCGGGCTGCACGAGCGCGTGCTGGGAAAGCGGCCGGCGGAGGTCCTCGCCGGGAGCGGGGCGACGCCGGTGTTCGACGCGGTGGTCACGAGCCGCGCAGTGACCAACGCGGAGCACCCGGAGTCGAGGATCATCGTGAGCTACGGAGGGCTGCTCGGAGACTGTGGCGGCAAGGGGATCCCGCAGTACAAGCTCCTCCTCCGCGACGAGTCGTTCGAGCGCCTGGTGCGAGACGCGGAGGAGTTCGACTCCGTGTACTTCTCCCGCCAGCTCATCCGCTGTGCGCCGGCGCTCACCCTGACCGAGGGCGGCTTCTGCATCACGGCGAACATGGGGTTCGACAACCGTGTCCTCCTGCCGCCCTACCCGCCTGTCCACACGGGCGAGGACACGTTCTTTGGGGTCCTGCGCACCGTTATGCAGCCGTATTCCTACGATGCGTTCCTGCCGTTCTGCACCCTTCACGACCCCACCAGCTTCCGGCCGAACTGCCAGGGCCACGTTCCGCTGGAGTTCACGGCGAACGACGTTATTCGCCACCTGTCGGCCGCGTTTCTCCAGGTCTGGCCGGCCGCCGGGGGGAACTCCACGCTGCGGGCCATCGGCAGCTTCTTCCAGGAGGTCGCGGCGCTGCCGGCTCCGGCGTTCGCCGACTACGCGCGGACCGCGGTGGTGGCGCTGTTCGCTCCCCACTCGCGTGCCCTGGAGGACCTCCGCAACACCCGGGCGAAGGCGCCGGCGTTCTGGCACGCCCGCATGGCGGAGTACCAGCGCGAAGTGACCGCCCTGGTCGCCGGCGCAGACCCGGCCAGCCCGGTGGACTTTCCCGGCGACGCGGGGAGCCGGCAGCGGCGGTTCCAGGTGCTGCTGGCCCGGTACGGGGATCTCCTGGCCGCATGGCCGGACATCGTGGAGGCGGCGTACAGCCTGCGCGCCGCGGGGGTCCGGGTCTCGGAGCCCGTGTGA
- a CDS encoding lanthionine synthetase LanC family protein, translated as MNTELAILTQAATRLAYSRLDEAERLEDDSPTWGAGYGRGFVPVRDSGLFNGRLGDALALAALYHSTGERAFGDSARSVVDSLAARKRAAPHAANLVDEIGLGLVGIGSLMYGLVQIGRWTQWPQAFEAAAALASEVTDSVIAADTQLELFWGVAGTIPGLLALHAEGAPGMKEAAVRCAEHLLSHRLVDPVSGRQTWSLARGEPECGFAHGSSGIAHALLQLHRVAPSAELYDAAIETFHFESTLFDEASANWRDLHGQGTDDLMCSWCHGATGVGLCRLSAVEMVSGEDDELVAQDLFRAISATLNLRHGIPDHLCCGLCGRIDFLLEAGERLGNPGLAARARALMGQRLEQVAQSGEFRIASYPNDGRHMQPGMWQGKSGIVYTLLRLTDPRKYPSVLTMAM; from the coding sequence ATGAACACGGAACTGGCGATACTGACCCAGGCCGCGACTCGCCTGGCGTACAGCCGTCTCGACGAGGCGGAGCGTCTGGAGGACGACAGTCCGACCTGGGGTGCGGGGTACGGCCGTGGGTTCGTCCCGGTACGGGACTCCGGGCTGTTCAACGGCCGGCTGGGGGACGCCCTGGCGCTGGCCGCCCTGTATCATTCGACGGGCGAGCGCGCGTTCGGCGACAGCGCGCGGAGCGTCGTGGACTCCCTCGCGGCCCGGAAGCGAGCGGCCCCGCACGCCGCGAACCTGGTCGACGAGATCGGGCTCGGGCTGGTCGGGATCGGCTCACTGATGTACGGACTGGTCCAGATCGGCAGGTGGACGCAGTGGCCGCAGGCGTTCGAGGCGGCGGCCGCGCTCGCGAGCGAAGTGACCGACTCCGTGATCGCCGCAGACACTCAGCTCGAGCTCTTCTGGGGGGTCGCGGGCACCATACCTGGGCTGCTCGCGCTGCACGCGGAGGGCGCTCCGGGTATGAAGGAGGCGGCCGTGCGCTGCGCGGAGCACCTGCTGTCACACCGGCTCGTCGACCCGGTGAGCGGCCGGCAGACCTGGTCGCTCGCGCGGGGGGAGCCGGAGTGCGGCTTCGCACACGGCAGCAGCGGGATCGCCCACGCGCTGCTCCAGCTCCACCGCGTGGCGCCCTCGGCGGAGCTGTACGACGCCGCCATCGAGACGTTCCACTTCGAGTCCACTCTGTTCGACGAGGCGTCCGCGAACTGGCGCGACCTGCACGGCCAGGGCACGGACGACCTGATGTGCAGCTGGTGCCACGGCGCGACGGGCGTGGGGCTCTGCCGGCTGTCGGCGGTGGAGATGGTCAGCGGTGAGGACGACGAGCTGGTGGCCCAGGACCTGTTCCGGGCCATCAGCGCGACGCTGAACCTCCGGCACGGGATCCCCGACCACCTCTGCTGCGGGCTCTGCGGGAGGATAGACTTCCTGCTGGAGGCCGGCGAACGCCTTGGCAACCCGGGGCTGGCGGCCCGTGCGCGCGCCCTCATGGGGCAGCGGCTGGAGCAGGTGGCGCAGAGCGGCGAGTTCCGGATCGCCAGCTACCCCAACGATGGGCGGCACATGCAGCCGGGTATGTGGCAGGGCAAGAGCGGCATCGTCTACACCCTCCTGCGGCTGACGGACCCCCGGAAATACCCGAGCGTCCTCACCATGGCGATGTGA